CTCATTGAGAACATGGATACACTCGAAAACCTCACTCATTTCCTCATTGCAAACAACCTCCTCAGCCAGTTGGACAATGTTAGAGCATTTTGTTATaggaaataaatgtaaaatattgCATTTGTATTGTATAAACAGTATGTTATTGCAAAAAGGTAACTCAACCCAAATCTGATTTATTTCAAAGGTCCTTTACCTTAAGAGGTTTAAGAAATTATTCAAAGTCTACATGACGGGAAATCCTGTCTCCAAGGGGGACGATTACATATTGTTCATCGTTGCCCATTTTCCCGACTTGATGGGCCTAGACGACATGTTGATTAACAAAGAGACTGTAAGTGTAAATCATAGTGTATTGCAACATAAACCCAGCTGCAAATTAGCGTAGTCACATAACGTATATATACTCTCCTTTCTGTTAAAGCAGGATTTTCATCAAAAAACTCTTATCTAAAAGCATGTCTATCTCCGTATTTGTTGTGCCATGTTGATACTGAGTGCAATAACTAAACCGTGTATGTTCTTGCACGTACAGAGAGAGGAAGCGTTCACCAAATACCGAGACATCCTTGAGAAAATGAAGAatgaacagctgcagaaacgacAAGTCTATATGGCTCAGCAAAGCTGTGAAGCTGAGCTAAAATTACACAAAGTATGGTAAAGCTGAGGTGGGTTATGGCAGTTTCTGAAGCTGACATATACTGTGTATTAACTAAGTTTTTCTCTGTTACAGGATGCCTTCGTGGAGTTCCTTAACGGGTCGTGTCTGTTTGACAGCATGTTTACAGATGATCCAGAGGCACAGAGACTACGTTGCGTTCTAGGGGTGGCTCCTCTGCTTCAAACATATCCTTTGTTTTCCCGGTTTCCTACTTCACATAAGTGTATTACTACACAAGGTGACCAAGAAAGTCCTTCAATTCCTTGACGTTGCACTTACATTTGAGGACCAAATGGTGGCGCTGTGCGTGCACTTATTTGACGTAGGCTTGGCAGAGCACAAACAAAGGGAGACGGAGCTGAATTCTTTCTTCAGCGGTCAGAGTGAGGGTGAGACACACTACAGGAAGAAAACATCTCAGGTGCTGGCAATGTTTGATGAGCAGCACGAAGAGGTAGGCAGAGAGGACCATTGTATTTTTCAAATGACCCGTTTGGATTGTTCTGTGGACATAAATACTTTACAGTCATTTGGTAAATATGGTCAGTGTGATTGCTAATATTAATctcctgtgttttcactttttatAGAGCACAATGGAGTTAAAGCAGTTATCAGACCCACATGCATTTGAGGTCAAGGTCAACCAACATAATGATGAAATCACCCAGTTATATGAAAGCCTGTTGGCACTGGAATTTGAGCTGGACAGAAAGCTGGAGGTAAACATGCCACTTCTGAATCTTTGGCGGGTTAGAAAAACAAGTTTTGCATACAATAATATTTTGAGAATTGTATTATATTTTTCTAGATTCTATAGCTATAGAATTAATCATTCATTTTACTTTGATATTATGCTTCAGTTTTGCATTTATCGTCAGTGACGATAAACATCTGTTCTCCCTTTGCAACTTCTAAACAACTTCTGTTTATTTCAGGATAATATCAAAAAGCTTGACACCAGCATCTCGGACATGGTGGCCAACTTTAGCGAAACAGCACAGGGGATATATCCTTTTATCGTGTAGGTGTCTGCATTACAGCTATAAACCATTCCCAGGAGCACTGATTTATTACCATTCTAAATCAAATATTTTATTGGAGCAGGAGCCTATCCCAACTGTCATAGGGCGAGAGGCAGGCTATACCCTGGACTGGTCGCCAGTCTATAATagaccacacagagacaaaggagactaaacaaccatgcacactcatacTCACTCCTAAGGTCAATTTAGACCATTTAAGCTGAAATGCCTGTTTTCTTTTtggcggtgggaggaagccggagtatccTAAAAGAATCAACACGTGCaaagggagaacatgcagaccaGGAATCCTCTTGTTGTGAGGTGACCCAGCGTATGTTATATACATAGTTAATATGTTTGGGTTGTTTCTTGATGCAATACCAGGTTAAACGACCAGACAAtcatggtgaaaaaaaaagtctattgGAAAAAAGTGTAATTTGCTCGCTTATCGACAAAACTACCACATTTTTTAATTCCCTGCTTTCTCACAATTGAATTTGAATGGGACACCATAAACATTCAAGCCAGCACCCTGTCTGTTATACCTTGTCTTTAATCCTGTCCCGTGTAGACGTCTTCTTTGACACTATCATACATTTGCTCAATGTCGAGATCTGGAGGATAATTACTATCAGAAGGTGCAAGAAATCGCTATTGCATTTCTGGAAAGAGTGGCCAAGGAAAACCTAGAGGAGGACATGCCACATGATGTGCTAATGGTCAGTATTTACCCTTTCAGATCAAACTGTCTGTACAGTTCAATATTTTTGCTACTTGTTATGTGGTTCGTTATATCTTTAGGCTAACCCTTTAACCAGATTTATTTGTGTAGTGCCTTTTTGCAACAAGGCAAAAAGAGCACTTTACTTTAGCCGCAAGGGCATTCGCACAGTCTATAAAAGAATCACTTGACAAAATAAGAGCACATACTTGATTATTTGCAAAAAATCTCTAGTAATTCCCTCGTTGTCTGTCTCAGAGATATCTAAGCCTGATTACCGCAGTATACACCATGAGATTTTATGTTTGTATGCCTAGCTGTTTACAGACAAAAACGCAGTGATGGATACTTTGGCCACCAGCCATGACAGCCGCCTACTCAGGATCAGTGACCGAGAAAATCAGTTGGTTACACGTGTCAGTAACTGGAAAGTGTCCCTCATCAAAGAGGTAGAGAACTGAAGATACTTCGAGTCAAACTGTCAGATTTATAATTATGTATGGATGACAAAGTTCTCCTCATTCTCGCacagttttgttatttttgttttttgtctttatggGTTGTTACAGATCCAAGAAAAGGGATTTCAGCAAAACCGTATGCGCATCTCAGACATAAAGAGATATGTGGACCATTTGAGGAGGCAGCTGAACGTCGTGCTGTAGCTTTATCAGTAAAACAAATTCAAGTGTGTGCAAGTAAAATATCTGTCTTTTACAATTTTGCAGATTTTTATCATATgtagtaaaaaaataataataatttttgaATGATAACATTTTATTCCCAAAAACTTGGGAAAATTCCATTCATTTCAGCCTGTTTTAATGTATTAATTTACTGGTAAAATAATAATGGCTTCTATAAACAGCACTGAGCCTATGCTATCCAAACACcccaaaataaaaatctttatCTCCACATTGTCAACAAAATGTGTCTAGAGTTTTTAACCTGACTTTATTCAATGATAAGATTTTGATTCTAGAAATGTTGGCATCTCCAGAAATACTCAGATGACTAGGATGATctgagacacacgcggtgtgcacggaggggaggggctgtgtgtgtgtgtgtgtgtgtgtgtgtgtgtgtgttggcacgTGTAATATCAAACCTGAGTGATTTTTGGCATAGGTTAGGCTAAGTTCTTTGCCTCTCTCTGAGATATGACGTAGGATTCTCAAAATTACCATGTCTGAGagcaggaaaataaaaacaataagtaTTTGGAAAGACTATAACTTATTTTTGTAACTCGCATTTACTTGTgtaatttttttcttcccttttttctctcttcttttctaacagttttctatcgttgtattttttttaactatgttCTTTCATTTTATGTCCTTTGTTCATTACTGTACATACTTGAACCTACTaacaccttattttattttatatgtcaccactaacaccatatttgattctatttattttattaccgtAAAAAACTGCACCTTACATCCTTccctttttttacattacttatatatttttatatattttttatattctttttggtggctttaaatttcgTTATACCacgtataatgacaataaaggcattctgattctgtAAACTATTTCTTTCATGACTACTGTTACTGTGATATTGtgaagataaataaagtttattaaaaaaaaattaaaaaaaagagcaggaAACGTCAACTTTCATCCAACTAATTTTTGTGATTTCTATAAAAGTATTCACTTGGAAGCGCGTGCTTGTTGGTTGCAGAACATATGAGGATGAAGCTGAGAGAAAGTTGAGAATACATGTAAAGAAAGTTGTAGCAACAGTGAAGATCTGACAGACCGGACACATGAGGCAGGCCCAACTAGCTCCAGACGATGGTAGCAGTGCAACGTTTTGGATGCAAAGTACTGTCGGtgtccaaagaagaagaagaagaagagaaggaaggaggagaaggaaaaTAAGCCACACTTGTGAGCGGATCACATGATATGACAAAGCAGCTAGCCGCTTCCTGTGCAGACTGCTAGCCAGCTCCCATCCAGACGGCCACAGAGACTGCGACTTCTGTGAAATCCAAGATGCTGGCCCTCATAAACAGACTGTTAGACTGGTTCAGGTCGCTCTTTTGGAAGGAGGAGATGGAACTCACATTAGTGGGTCTTCAGTACTCTGGAAAAACTACATTTGTCAATGTGATTGCTGTAAGTAGAGCTGATGTTAGCAAAGACGCACAGTCAGTGTGGGCCCAGGCTACTGCCTGGGTGAGGTTGTGGACGaaggtttctgttttttttttgtttttttttaacaagaacTGTCTGCCACGGCATACATTGCATGTTGTACTAATAGCCGATAAACGTCTCTGCACTGAACGGTAGTTTAGCTTGGACGGAAATAACTAAACCTGCCACAGTGGTGCGCGTGCAATGGTTTCACACAGCTGTTGTTTGGCTAGCTGGGATGACGAAGTTCTTGTTATGACTCTGCGTTTATTTATGAAACCGGTCATGTGAATGGACTCGTTGGAGCTTTTTAATAGGTCCCAGGAGTGTCAGCACGAGCAGTATGTCGACAGCACGGGCGCGTGGTTAGTTTTGAAAACAGTCTTGTATCGTCTACGTCATGCGGCACCGCAGCTGTGTGGTGTTGTCGGTTATCTCGTGGACCAGCTAAGTAATGTAAATGGATATCTTTtggtttattttcctttttatttttttagctaaGTTAGGTGTTGTCAGTGTCGCCATTGGCACCCTGTGAGACACTGACAGTTGTTTTCAGTGGTCCGGTCTTTCACAGCCCTTGTGTGGATGTGGCATAAGTGGGAAAGTTGATTTATGTTGTTGTTGGCCATACCTCTATGCGGAAGAAGTGGCCTATCAGTTCTAGGCCACGGCACTTTTAAAgaaacctcttttatttctttcttcttcttgctTAGTGGCAGTTGTGTCAAATGATCTGTTTTAATAACCAATGCTACCCTTCCCTTTACTCTGGGCCCAGTCTAGATGTGACCTACACTCCAAACGCATTAACAAAAGGATGTAACCTCTAAAACACATTACAGTTACATTTGCAGCACATTGCATTGTGTTCTAGCATCTTAACAGTGTGACTAATGCTTCCAACATGGCGCATTAATGATGttagctgattcatgctttcatctccaacagacttgactactgtaacggtcttctgactggacttccccaaaagagtctcaaacagctgcagctcattcagaacgctgcagcccgagttttaaccagaacaaagagatcagatcacatcaccccagttctcaagtctttacatcggctcccggtcagatacagaatagattttaaagttctgctactcgtctacaaatcacggaatggtttagtaGAGTATATGCTAATaaagtataaacccagcagagctctgagatctgctgactcaggtcagatagtggagcccagagttcaaactagacacggtgaagcagcttttagctgttatgctgcacacaactggaacaaactaccagcagaactgaaatcagccccaactgtaagaacttttaaatccaggttaaaaacatttctctttcggtgtgcttatggttgagtttatatttttctttttcccctcttctttgattgcttttaactgtgttttaatttttattctatttttttttctctttaaaatgcttgtttttatgctgctttatgctgttcttttaaatgccttgttttttatgtaaagcacattgagttgcctgtggt
The Odontesthes bonariensis isolate fOdoBon6 chromosome 3, fOdoBon6.hap1, whole genome shotgun sequence DNA segment above includes these coding regions:
- the LOC142377709 gene encoding dynein regulatory complex subunit 3-like, which codes for MDSVPTHMNEKMLREAVIKQVTQEEILRIEKKKIRFKEALDLRLGYKNILKIDLLTEFTSLVKLNLNNNLIQKIQGLGSLVNLKWLNLSFNRIEKIEGLESLRKLEVLDLSYNKITLIENMDTLENLTHFLIANNLLSQLDNVLYLKRFKKLFKVYMTGNPVSKGDDYILFIVAHFPDLMGLDDMLINKETREEAFTKYRDILEKMKNEQLQKRQVYMAQQSCEAELKLHKDAFVEFLNGSCLFDSMFTDDPEAQRLRCVLGVAPLLQTFEDQMVALCVHLFDVGLAEHKQRETELNSFFSGQSEGETHYRKKTSQVLAMFDEQHEESTMELKQLSDPHAFEVKVNQHNDEITQLYESLLALEFELDRKLEDNIKKLDTSISDMVANFSETAQGIFAQCRDLEDNYYQKVQEIAIAFLERVAKENLEEDMPHDVLMLFTDKNAVMDTLATSHDSRLLRISDRENQLVTRVSNWKVSLIKEIQEKGFQQNRMRISDIKRYVDHLRRQLNVVL